The following nucleotide sequence is from Zea mays cultivar B73 chromosome 1, Zm-B73-REFERENCE-NAM-5.0, whole genome shotgun sequence.
GTGTAAATATCTCTTGCTTTGTGTATCAGTGTAAATATCTCCTGCTAACAAATCCTGACTGCAACACACATTTACGCCAAAGATCTTAAACTGCTTCAGGTTTTAGCCCATTTCCCGTGTGCGAATGGTGTTGTTGATCTTGTACTAAAATGTTATTCTTTTCGGGCTATTTTTCTTCACAAATTCTGGATAGTAGGTATTGTTCATTTTTTATCACTATAATATATTAGAACCGAGAATGTGGGCCTTTTGGTCCTAGCTTAGATGTTAGAATGCCTCCAGAGATGAAAATCTGATACACTTTAGATGATATAGGTCTTATAGTTCATATAGTTCTCATGGTTTGCTGTATAGCGTCTGTATTTATTTCTTGAATAGAAAATTCTTTGTCCAGTTCTATTCCATATGTGGTTTATGTATCTACAGATCCGTGTTTCCTTTGAGTAGTGCGGCAGTGATTTGGTATCTTATTCTTGTCAAATGGAACCTGCTATCTCAATTCTTTGGTCACATCTAAATGTTGCAACCTTCTTGATAAtctttactactctataagagaGCAAAGTAGGCGTCCACCACCTAACAACTGGTTGCCACCTCCATGGGCACTTCCTCTAATGGCTATCCTTGGGTTCAACAAGCTTATGACATTACTGAGTTTTTTCTATAGAAACATACATGCATGTCAGTTTTGAATTATTACTTTTGACTAGGCTAACTTCTTCACTTGAGTAACCGGAATCTGCTTTACCTGTTTGTCTTCTTTGTGATTATCTCATTTTAAAAGCCATTTGGGTCCAATCAGAAATTGGCAGGGAATTCCAACACAGATTTGTAAGTATTCAAACATGTTTGCTCGCTCTTTCTCTTTCCTTCCTGCTTGATAATTCCTGAATTCTGTTAGGCCTTCATTTAATAGAATTGTCTTTTGAATTACTGCTCTCAGGACAAGTCCAGTTGAGTTTGTTGTCCCCTGTAGTTGCTATATGGATTCACTAATATGACATTACCATATAGGGATGAGATTCAAATGAGGTTTGAGGGTGAAGAGGCTCTAAAGCAAAGGGAAGCAATTTTCTGGTGCAATAGTAATTATTTTCTAAATTGCATTACCTCAAGGTATTACCCTATTAAGGATAGACACGAGCTTTTGGGGTAGATGTTTTCGGGGCAATCCATGCTTTGTTCTTAAAGATTCATGTTTATTGATTTAAAATCCTATTCTGTAGGTTGTGCATACTTTCCAGGTAAGTTAAAGTGAACATAAAATTTGGAAACAACACATCAAAATATGTGCTTCAATAGAACTGATACTTCACAATTTTCTATAGCACTGGTAAACTAAGCATGTCTTACTTTATATTGTAATATTAAAGTTTTCATTGTTTAGTTTATCATGACTTctaaaaaatctaaaacttgttcTTGATGGAAACCTTTTTTGTCTTTTGCAGATTTGATGTCGCGGGCACCCAGATGTTAttgcttgttcttgattcacgacGAGATGGATGCGGTTTCCTTTAGAGTTCCGCCGAGCAGCCTCTTAGTTTgactcttttgggatcttctaggaGTTCCATCTTGTGATATCCTCCAGTTCATCACATGATAATATACGGTTCCACTCACTAGCCCTTGCAGACTAAAAAGCTCTTGAGAAATACTCTGCTATAACTCTTCACATTTTTCTTTTGTTTATGTAGCCTAGCACCCAGTCTGTATTGTGGCGTTCAGTTCCATTAGCTTTGCCTTGCATTTTAGATTTTGGTTGTGATTGTGATACTTATCTTAAAGCAGGTTACTTGCTTGTGGTGTCTAATTTTAGACTGTATTGCATTTTGATGCTTTGAAAGAATTGAGGGACACTATTGCTTTTCTTAATTTTGTGATGTTTTAGGTTCCTAGAGCAAGGTGCCTATATTAGTGTGACCATCAAAACCATTGCACTACTTGATTCAAGTTGTGTTTTCCTTATGAAAAATAGATGGATTCTTTAGCTAAGAAGAACTATCGACACCTAAAATGCCACTGAAAGTAGTTTGGATTCTTTAGCTAATATGAACTCATGACCTAGCAAATGTTGTAGTGGTCATTTTGACAACTAGAATTTCATATCATGGTTGACTGATGCTCAATTGAGAAGAACATCGATTAATGAGCAAAACCAAAAGCTGCAGTTGCTCTGAAGGAACAATTTATGTGGCTTTTGCCTCTTTTGATCGGACACCTGAAGGAGCAACTGACAATCTGAAACTTGTTGAGCCTTCACAATATGAAGAAACAATGGTAGATGTACTACTGATATTATGGATAGTTTTGAGATGTGTTTATGTATGGTTAGGGTCACAAATGGATTACGGAATCTTTTCTCATAATAATATAACATACATTTGTACATAGCTGATATACAAATCGAGAACACTGGTATATGTAAAACTTCTCGATTTGCCACATAGTTTATCGTGATTTTAtacgttcccgttgcaacgcacgggcactctccTATTAGTATATAAACAAACACTTCATAAAATAAAAGGTCCCATATAAAAACAATTCTTTACCATATTTTTTAATCTACATGGAGAAATGATCAGATATCAATTTTAAAAAGTATCAGGTAATTTATATAACATGAGCAAATAATCTATATCCATCGCATTTGTTAATTCTAAATGTAACCTGTATCCATATATAATTGGATTCATATTATTTGTCTTTTTATTCTCGTAGAGCTCTTCTCCCCCGTCTTCAAAATTCAGGTTGACGTTGGATAATCCGCATGATATCTATAAATAAAAATCTAAAAATGTCTGATTTTATTAACTTTATATTTTATAAAATTAACCCGTAGTCATATGCAGTGGGATAAAGAATATCTTAAAACCCATCTCCAGGTCTTAAAAATTCGAATTGACATCCAAACCGCTGTGACAAGAAACGAGAACACAAACGGCACTCATAAGTCATAAAGCAGCTGACAACACGGCGGTGCACAGTACGCTAGTAAAATCTCGAGAAAATTTTCGTCCCTGGGAACGCGTGCGGCGCCATAATTTGGCAAATCTGCACCCTCGTACGGACCACGAACTGCGAAGCAAATGCACTTCATAAATAGTTCTGAGCTGCTGCCAAACAAACTGGGGGAAAAACGAAACTAATTCCTCCCATCCTAAACGAGCTTAAACCCTTAACCATCCGTGCTTAAGGTGAACACATGGCGTTCTTAGAAAACGTAAACAGAAAGCAAACCAAGGTTAGCGCCGTCCTAGCAGCCTCCGCTTCTCGCATCGCATCCCAGCCGTCGACGCGACGGCGACGCACGGCCTCGGAAACCCCAAAAATTCTTACGAGAAACCAACCGACGGAGGGAGAGGCCACGGGCCGATAATGGCGCGCGTATCTACAGGCAGTTGCTCGCCGGCGCGGGCGGCCGCGGCTGGGACGCCAGCGGGAAGCTGCGGGTCGCCGCGAACAGCGCGGCGAACGACGAGGGCCGGTGGTCGGCTCGCACGGGTGCGGCGGCTGCTGCAGCGTACGAGATGGCGGTGGTGGCGGCTGTGGCAGGCGGCGTGGACGACGcaggtgccgaggtggaggcagGGCTGGGGCCGGAGGCGACGCGCTCGCAGGAGGGGCACATGGAGAGGGTGGTGGCCGGGAGGCGCATGAAGAAGGGCGGCGCCGTCTTGAGCGCGCGCAGCTCCGCGAGCTCCTTGTGCAGCCGCCGGTTCTCCTCCGTCAGCGTCTCGCAGCAGCGCTTCAGGTACTCGCAGTCCACCTCCGTCTGCTTCAGCTTCGTCCTGCATGGGTGCGGTGCAGAGAACAAAAGGTTAGCGGAGCCCCTGGCCGGTTGGGTCGGAGGGAGTTAGACGAGGATTAGGAGTGCGCATGCACCTGGCTCGGCGGTTCTGGAACCAGACTTCTACCTGTCGCGGCCGGAGGTTGAGCTGCTTCGCCAGCGCCGCCTTCTGCTTCTGCACGCCGCCGCCGACAAAGGTTCGTATCAACGTCACGACCAAGAAGGCAGGAACGAATAATGTAATAAGACCAGCAAGTTTCCATGGATTCTTACAGGGTTGAGGGTGCTGTGCTCCTTGAAGCTCTCCTCCAGGAACGCAGACTGCTCCTTGGAGAGGCGCAGCTTCTTGCGCGCGGACGCGCCCTCGTCCTCATCGCTGGCGCGAGACGAGGACCGCTCGCCGCCGGCCCGCGCCGCGGCGCCCTCGGCGTGGGCGCGTGGGCCTCCCAGGTCCAGCGGGAAGGAGCCCGCGCTGTCGTTGGGCGACGACGACAGTGCCGCGGCGCCCGGCTCCTCCTCGTCATCCTCCAGCGCCAGGGCGCTCCCCGCCACCGACGGCGCCCGGTTCACGTCGAAGCCGCGCGCCGGCGCCTCGTCGCGCCCTACATGACAGATGCCTGCGGGGAAAGAAGAACGGCACCGCACGGTCAGGGCACCACCCGACTGATAAACCATGAATCTAGAGCGCCGAGTATCCGAATGAACAAGAAAGAACGCGGCTCTCACCGCCGTCCGGAGGTGGCCACTGAAGGCCGAGGCTGGACACGAGGCTGAGCCGCACTGCCGACTCCGGTGTGGCCGGCGCCGCCCACCACCCAGTAGTTCCCGTCGTCCCCGCCGCCTTGCTTCCCCTGCCGGTTCCGGCGGCGTTGGATCCAATCCCGACCCCAAGCCCCAGGCCCAGCTCCGGAGCCGCCCTGCCGGCGTCCGGCACTGCCGCGTCGCCCAGGCTCAGCCCCAGCTCCATCCCAGCACCAAGAAACAACTCAACCCCGacaagcagcagtagcagcagccggCCGTAGTACAGCGAAGGGAGCGAAGGTTTATAGCGCCGGCAGATCGAGCTGCGTGCGTTGTGGAGCAGGAGCTGAGGAGAGAGCGTGGCAACGGCGTGGGAGTGGGAGAGCTCAGCCAGGCGAGTGACGGAGCAAGCTGCGAGGACCCGGGCTTGGTTTTGACCCTTGGGGACGGCGGTTTGACGAGCGCACGTGAGTGGCCCGGCAAAAGGGAGCAGGCAGGGGAGCATCGAATCATGAGGGCAGGATTAAAAAAACCGCATGGCGATGGCCGATGGCATGGCCGCATGGGAGGAGCGCTGCGCTCCGTGGGCCGTGGCCGTGCTGGTGCTGCTCTCTTTTTCGGATGGCACGGCACGGCGGACGGGCATGCAGATGCAGCACAGCACTGGTGCGCAGCGTCGCAGTCGCAGCAGTGGCGGCAGCAGCATGGGCCAGCGGCAGCAGCGGCCACtaataattatgttaatcatcacCACCGTGGGCGGGGCGGGCGACGTATCTTTCCCCTTTCGTTAGTAGCGCCCACGATCTTTATCAGAAAGCTGGGAGGCGCAGATGCAGATGCCACCGTGCTCACAGCTCGGCCGGCTCCGGGCGACCTCCGGCTCCGCCCGGCCGGGGGATGTGCGTATTTCTTGGGGAGCGTATTGTTTTTGTCCCAGGTGCTGCCATGAGCAACTTGCAGCAGACCTTCCTTTTCACTATTTGTATCCTTGCTATCGGCCATTTGTCCCCGAGACAAAGCATTACCCAGAACAACCAGGATGAATCGTCCGGTACTCCCGTAGACAGACAGACGAAATGCTCTTATTAAGATTTCCTAATTGGACAACGGCAGAAGTGTGTCGTATACTGGCTTATTAGATGCAGCAAACCATGACAGACGGCTACATCTTTTCAGAACACGTGTAATTTCTTATAAAATTAAAATACACCAATGGCGTTGGCTTTGCGACCTTTAGGGTGCGTTTGGTAGGGAGCCAAATAGCATGGAACGGCTTCATTCCGGTTTCTAATAATTGAATCATTTCATTCTGTGTTTGACAAACAGAACCTTACagtttttgtttggttgaagagtataATAGAGTGAATCCACTCCGTTTATTGTTTGGTTGGAGAGACATGTGACTATTGAGTGGATGAGAGGGATGAGAGCGCTCGCATCTGGTCGTTTTGGTGCAGCGAGAGCATCCCAAATATTTGCTATTTATAGACTCCAAGAACTGCTCTGCTCTCCTCCATAGAAACCAAACATAAAAAAATAAGAATGGAGCCATTTCATTCCCTTCGCttctcaaccaaacacacccttagcttCTTCGTATAAGCTAAAAGTGACTAAAAAGAATACATTTTTTTACTATTTTGATAACTTTTAGTTCTTTTTGTTTGAATTTTACTCCCTAAGTCACTTTTGTTTTAGTTCCTAAGATCCAAACAGACCCTTGTTAGGTTAGATTAAGTCATATTAATCCAATGACTATTATTGCGGAGGATATTTAATGTCTACAAAATTGAGTACCTtatctttcttttcttctttttggTACCATTCATATGATTTGCCTTACTTTTTTTTTGGGTAGAACGTCTCATGAAATACTAGTGCGTAGAGGCCCGTTAAGTCAGGGTCGTTCCTGACTTTTGGGGCAACCATCCACATATGTATTGAAAACTTTTATTCAATGCTTAAAAGTTTATAAGATGACAAATATAAAATATAGTCATAACATTTATTTGTTACTTGATATCACACTAAAAATGTATTTTAACATTTTGTGATATAAAGTCGACGATTATACAATCAAGATTaatctcatccaacaactttTCTCAATGCATAGAATCACCAAACCATTTAACCTCTCTTAATCCATTGTAGATCTCAAATAGTTCCTTAATAATTTtaattttgaaaagattttctcgGCCAATGCAACCGTCATAGATATAGTAAATAATATTCGATAAGCAATTAAAACATTAGGATAACAATCTAAATGAGATAAAATGGTGGTACGGTGCTCTTTGTGTCTCGAATATATTGACTTCACAAAAAAAAAAACTAGTGTCGAGAGATAGATAGATCTTCTCAAAGACGACCTTGCATTTAAGGTCTTATTTGGATACTCTCGTATTCACCTCAATACACATGGATGGATACAGGTGAATACGAGAGTACTCAATCAATAAGACCTAAACATATCACAGAGAGTAAGACTGAAAACCATATATAGAGTGGTCGGCATTGCAACCATACAAGGAATAAAAAAATCATCTATACAAATAGCAGTATTCTTCTGTTATATATATGTACAATAAATAAAGAGGGTAGCGACAGCAGAGCGATCGTGGAAGTGGAATCAGACACAGCACGTGACGCACCCTACGAACGAGCACGGATGAGGAATCATGTGTGTAACTTTATGGAAGAAAAGTCTTCTAAACTCCAAAGCCGATCGTAGACGGCATGATGACGTATGTCCTCCTTGTTCGAGTATAGTAGGAGGAGTAAACCACGACACGAATACATGATACTTGATACCCTCGCTGGCTCGCCCAGGCTCACCTTTGAGCACACAATGATTCTGCGGGCGAGCATGTCGCCCTACCCCTACCTACCTACCTAAGCCATGCGTGCATGTTTAAGGGCACGTATAATGAGTGTCTTAAGTTGTGTCTTAGAGTGTGTCTAGGGAGGTGAATGTAAAAAAACTCAAGACAtgtatcttgacgaagacacagtgTCTTAGCTCTATGTTCGAGACACGAGGCTAgctgattggtcactttaatttattgaatgctcTGATTGGTACAATGAATATGGTAAGACACACGTTTTAGACACGACCACTGTATTATGTTGTGTTTTAGCTGTGTCTTATACTTGGAGTACCGTGCAGCTGTatctaggttgtacatgccctaaacAAACAAGCAAAATCCTAGCTAGTAGTAGGAGTAAGGGTGCATTAGGACTGGTTCGGGGACCGGGGGAGCCACAACGGGTTCTATTGGATAGACGGACCACACGGCAGGAGGACGCATTTGTGCATGTGATGATTACGCCCATCAATCCTTTCCTTCCCTGGTCCGAGGCCATCATGGTCACAGGCTCACAGCATGGTGCGCGCTGTGTGCGTGTCTCCTGCGTGTGGTGGTACTGGTAGTGTCGCGCAACCGGCCGGCGACGATGCTGCGGGTGGCCGGGAAGCGACGACGTACGTGCCCGCTCCTCCAATCATGGAGCATGATGATGGTGTTGGCGCTGCTTGCTGTAGGTCGAGGCGGCGGCCACAAACGTGGATGCGTAGGAGTACTATGATACCCGGCGGTGCTTGCGGTTGGACGGTTGGCAATCAATCATTCGCGCGATGGGGCAGGCAGTGTGGTTAACTACTGCTGCAGACTATACCAACGAGCACGCATGCATAATTGGAAGAGACTGTGAGTAATAAATGGTAGCTCTCAGCTGCTGGATGCGTAGCTACCAGTACAAACTTCCTCCGTTtcattttagttgtcgctggatagttcaatttcacttttcagcgacaactaaaacgaaatggAGTGAGTAGTTGGCTACGAGGAGAGGAGTGTCTGTACGTGTAGTACGCATATGAAGGAGTGTACGTGCCTTGTTAAGCTGTTGTTGCCACGCCGAAAAGAGACGACACCTCGTGTATTAAAAAAATGAGACGAATGTACAGGTAAAACCAGTGTCAGAGAAGAAGCACGCCGACGACCGACCTACCGACCGGCCGCCGCTACGGCAGGCCCCTATCCGTTGCCCACGCCTCACAGTTACGCAGGCCACGGGGGAAGGCATGGATGTGGTGTGTTTACAACGTCTCCGCCCTCCAGCCCGCGCGCGGTCCACGGCTGCTACGTGACGGGATCACGCGCGGGGGGCAAGGGCAACCCGCGTTAATGCCCGGCGGCCGGCGGCGGGGTCGCCATCCGCTCGCCACGCACGGGACCTGACGTGTAGTTCGCCCGCCGTTCACCGATGGAGTACGGGCCGAGGCCCCACCGCCCGATCGACCCCGGACCAGGCTAGGACCACCACCACGCGCGGCGCCTGTTGCGACCCCTGCGCAAGCCCGTCTGTCGCCGCGCGCGCGCATTGAACGCGGCGCCAGGCGGCACGTACGTCTCCGCGCCTGCTGTATGGTCTCTGGCTGGCCTGCGCCGCGCATGCACCATGCACCATGCGCTGGGCCCTCGCCCCTCGCTCGCTCGCTGCTTGTCTCAGCTCGTCGCCTCCTGCGCGCTCAGCTCAGCTCAGCTCGCTGGTCCATGGCCTGGTGGGGTCGCGCGCGCATGCAAACACCAATCTGTAGCCGCGCCGTGCCACGCTTCCTTCTGCTTTGCCCCCGGCCCCGTCGTGCTGCAGCGCAGCAGGGTGCAGTGCAGCGCAGGCAGCcatggcatggcatggcatgTGCGGCAGGCAGCGTGTAGTGCACAGTGGTGTGTACCTGTGCGTTGCATGCCAGGCTGCCTGCCCGGGCAGTAGGAGAGTAGTAGAGGGGTAGTTCCTCCTCTTCCACCATGTTCAGCTACTGCTATATGCCTCAGCCCTCAGCTGCCGTGCGGCCGGGCGGGGTGGTGCATGGTAACACGGGCGGGCAGACGGACGGACGGACGCGCGCGCTGCTGCACGCTGCATGCAGTTACTCGGCCGTGTCAGTCTGGCCTTATCTCCTTGGACGTGATTTCCGTTGCGTCGGCCGTTGGGGACGGCTACGCGACGCGCCTGCCTGCCTACGCCTTCGCTTCTTCGTTCCAGCCTGCCTATAGCTAGTGCAGGGCTACCACCGTCTGCACGCTCTGCTCCTATCGTCGGTTGGGGCCTGGGGGGTGGTGTCAGGCTCACTGTGTTGTCTGATGGGAGCTAGCACATCAGTGGTCCTGTGCATGTGCTACCACTCTCGACTCGGCCAATGCGTGTTGCGTGTACCTActgctctcccccccccccccccccaacttTTTTGCAATTTGGCCCTTTTCGGGTTTTTTTCCCACATTTATGCCCCtggcagtttcatttcaaaaaatggacccttagctcggcgccgtcatcattggcgccgagcATGTGTGTGCCGGCGCCAATACTATTGGCGCTTATACGTCAGACGCCGGTGTGATCTGGATTGACgtggcacgtacctcggcgccatagatcttggcgccgaggtagGCGCCCGGTCAACGACGCctacctcggcgccaagatctatggcgccgaggtacgttccTATAAATAGTACCCTACGTCTGGCTTGTTGCTGTGCTCATTTCAATTCTTCTAAACTAGAGATGTCTAGGCGTGGTAAATATGCTAAACAAAGGTAAGTTTTGGATCTGCCTCTTATTTTGTGAGTCTATTATATTTCTGATTGTTATAGAGTTTATGGAAATTTAGGAAGGGTCCTTTGACCGGAACTGCCTTCGACCCGCTGCCTTTGCCAAGTGGTGTTCCAGTGCCTATGTgtttttgtggtgatccttgtaaggTCGATAAGTCTGAAGATCATGACACCTATCGACAGAggtattggatgtgtgctaactttGCATTTGAGCCAACTGTTGTTCAACGTCGGATGAATTTAATGGTGAGAATAGTCTTGTAATATGTTTACATTTGTGAATGTTTTTGTAAATGTTTTTTTGCGTACTAATAATTGCACATTTTGTAGACTCCTCCACCGCTATGTGATTTTGAGCAGTGGATTGACACCGAAATATCAGAGAAAGATAAGAAGTGGCTGGAGAATCTTCAAAAGTGGGATGCAGAGGACAAAGAGAGGATGAAAAAAAGACGAGAGGAGCTTGCT
It contains:
- the LOC103643128 gene encoding homeobox-leucine zipper protein HOX27 — translated: MLPCLLPFAGPLTCARQTAVPKGQNQARVLAACSVTRLAELSHSHAVATLSPQLLLHNARSSICRRYKPSLPSLYYGRLLLLLLVGVELFLGAGMELGLSLGDAAVPDAGRAAPELGLGLGVGIGSNAAGTGRGSKAAGTTGTTGWWAAPATPESAVRLSLVSSLGLQWPPPDGGICHVGRDEAPARGFDVNRAPSVAGSALALEDDEEEPGAAALSSSPNDSAGSFPLDLGGPRAHAEGAAARAGGERSSSRASDEDEGASARKKLRLSKEQSAFLEESFKEHSTLNPKQKAALAKQLNLRPRQVEVWFQNRRARTKLKQTEVDCEYLKRCCETLTEENRRLHKELAELRALKTAPPFFMRLPATTLSMCPSCERVASGPSPASTSAPASSTPPATAATTAISYAAAAAAPVRADHRPSSFAALFAATRSFPLASQPRPPAPASNCL
- the LOC103643129 gene encoding uncharacterized protein, which produces MAPRYVPINSTLRLACCCAHFNSSKLEMSRRGKYAKQRKGPLTGTAFDPLPLPSGVPVPMCFCGDPCKVDKSEDHDTYRQRYWMCANFAFEPTVVQRRMNLMTPPPLCDFEQWIDTEISEKDKKWLENLQKWDAEDKERMKKRREELAAEQQREDEEKMRRVAECREDKEKKLERARRAKEAMEENPDAFRKGKWPRCTQ